The Alnus glutinosa chromosome 7, dhAlnGlut1.1, whole genome shotgun sequence genome includes a region encoding these proteins:
- the LOC133872184 gene encoding protein TEEBE-like: MALFLSLCLVFLFSLCNGSASEAISTLHLDGLLPNGDFEESPAKANLKKTVIVGKYSLPKWEINGLVEYVSGGPQPGGFFFAIPRGVHAVRLGNEASISQNLTVNVGAIYSLTFGATRTCAQDEVLRVSVPGQSAELSIQTIYDSNGGDTYAWAFKATSKVVKVSFHNPGIQEDPSCGPLLDAIAIKELPPIKITKGNLVKNSGFEIGPHVFKNFSTGILLPPKQLDLISPLPGWIIESLKPVKYIDKKHFFVPSGLAAVELVAGRESAIAQIIRTFPDKFYNLTFTIGDAKNACHGSMTVEAFAAKETLKVPYVSRGKGGFVTASFKFRAIFARTRITFFSAYYHTRLHDYGQMCGPVLDDVRVFPVY; this comes from the exons ATGgctttgtttctttctctttgtcttgtgtttttgttctctctctgcAACGGTTCTGCTTCTGAAGCTATCAGTACTCTGCATCTTGATG GGCTGCTCCCAAATGGCGACTTTGAAGAATCACCCGCGAAAGCAAACCTCAAGAAGACGGTGATCGTAGGGAAATACTCTCTCCCGAAATGGGAAATCAACGGCTTGGTGGAGTACGTCTCGGGAGGGCCGCAGCCCGGCGGCTTCTTCTTCGCCATTCCTCGCGGGGTTCACGCGGTGAGGCTCGGCAATGAGGCGTCCATCTCTCAGAATTTGACAGTGAATGTAGGCGCAATCTACTCGCTCACCTTTGGAGCCACGAGGACCTGCGCACAAGACGAGGTGCTCAGGGTCTCAGTTCCCGGTCAGTCGGCAGAGCTTTCGATTCAGACCATTTATGACAGTAATGGGGGTGACACTTATGCTTGGGCTTTCAAGGCAACTTCTAAGGTTGTTAAGGTGAGCTTTCACAACCCTGGGATTCAGGAGGATCCCAGCTGTGGACCACTCTTGGATGCCATTGCAATCAAGGAGCTGCCGCCCATCAAAATTACTAAAG GTAACCTCGTGAAAAACAGTGGCTTTGAAATTGGCCCGCACGTGTTCAAGAACTTCTCAACTGGAATCCTCCTCCCTCCCAAGCAACTAGACCTAATTTCACCACTCCCCGGGTGGATCATCGAGTCCCTGAAACCGGTGAAGTACATCGACAAGAAGCACTTCTTCGTCCCCTCGGGCCTGGCTGCAGTCGAATTGGTGGCGGGGCGTGAAAGCGCCATTGCCCAAATCATCAGAACGTTCCCCGACAAGTTCTACAACCTCACATTCACCATTGGAGATGCAAAGAACGCTTGCCATGGCTCCATGACGGTCGAAGCCTTTGCCGCTAAGGAAACTTTGAAAGTTCCTTATGTGTCTCGAGGAAAGGGTGGGTTCGTTACTGCAAGTTTCAAGTTCCGAGCAATTTTCGCTAGGACCAGGATAACGTTTTTCAGTGCCTACTATCACACAAGGCTTCACGACTACGGTCAAATGTGCGGTCCCGTCTTGGATGATGTTAGGGTGTTTCCAGTCTATTAA